The following are from one region of the Paenibacillus sp. KS-LC4 genome:
- a CDS encoding nucleoside 2-deoxyribosyltransferase has protein sequence MDEKTTGRLKVYMAGFEVFRTDAVELGKQMKELCEAYGFEGIFPLDKDIKPLPTKSETAQAIFEGNVKLVQKADVIIANLNPFRGHEPDSGTVFECGLGYAMNKKLYGFVSDKRTQAEKLLPDIDPQTGLYQDGMQVENFELPTNLMLSVPLTIVEGGLEDALKQARQDLL, from the coding sequence ATGGACGAGAAGACAACTGGAAGACTAAAAGTATATATGGCAGGCTTCGAGGTGTTCCGCACGGATGCTGTAGAGCTGGGCAAGCAAATGAAGGAGCTGTGCGAGGCTTATGGCTTTGAAGGTATTTTTCCGCTGGATAAAGACATTAAGCCTTTACCAACAAAGTCGGAAACGGCACAGGCAATCTTCGAGGGCAACGTCAAGCTTGTACAGAAGGCTGATGTCATCATCGCTAACTTGAACCCTTTCCGCGGACATGAGCCGGACTCCGGCACTGTATTCGAGTGCGGGCTTGGCTACGCCATGAATAAGAAGCTGTATGGCTTCGTCAGCGACAAGCGCACACAGGCGGAGAAGCTGCTGCCCGACATTGATCCGCAAACGGGATTGTATCAGGATGGCATGCAGGTAGAGAACTTCGAGCTGCCGACCAACCTTATGCTGTCCGTGCCGCTTACGATCGTTGAGGGCGGGCTTGAGGATGCCTTAAAGCAGGCACGCCAGGACCTTTTATAA
- a CDS encoding AAA family ATPase — MEPKVIFLIGSAGSGKSTIGKWIAKEYNYCYLDKDVVCNTFTGALLTSKGYSPHDRDGCDFYSDVVMDLEYETLLNIANDNLMLGRSVVLDAPFLSYFSRVAYINELREKYGWNRVKALVLRVVVDFDILKGRMEARGLDRDVWKLEHWDTFVQGIKEKQCLWEDVAVREYDNSDEEINVEQLHFLLRQDSSHKDITAG; from the coding sequence TTGGAGCCTAAAGTCATTTTTTTAATCGGATCAGCAGGATCTGGAAAATCGACAATTGGCAAGTGGATTGCCAAGGAATATAATTATTGCTATTTGGATAAAGATGTCGTCTGCAATACGTTTACCGGAGCGCTGCTCACCTCCAAGGGATATTCGCCTCACGACCGGGATGGCTGTGATTTTTACAGCGATGTCGTAATGGATTTGGAATATGAAACGCTGCTCAACATTGCTAATGATAATTTAATGCTTGGCCGCTCCGTTGTGCTGGATGCGCCATTTTTGAGCTATTTCTCACGCGTCGCTTATATTAACGAGCTGCGGGAGAAATATGGCTGGAATCGTGTAAAGGCGCTTGTTCTGCGGGTTGTGGTCGATTTTGACATTCTTAAGGGTAGAATGGAGGCACGGGGGCTGGATAGGGATGTTTGGAAGCTTGAGCATTGGGATACGTTTGTTCAGGGTATTAAAGAAAAACAATGCTTATGGGAGGACGTTGCAGTTAGGGAATACGATAATAGCGATGAAGAGATTAATGTCGAGCAGCTTCATTTTCTGCTGCGGCAGGATTCCTCGCATAAGGATATAACTGCTGGCTAG